The Acanthopagrus latus isolate v.2019 chromosome 1, fAcaLat1.1, whole genome shotgun sequence genomic interval GGTAACAAAACCACCCCAACTAAATTCTAAACATTTTAATCGTTCATAATATCTGATATTTCAGcccatttaaaaaacatcctGATGATGAGATAAATACAAGTGGATTGtagtatttttccttttgtttttaagtgaGATGCATCTTTAGGTTGTTTCTGAAGTTCCAGTAAAAGCCTGCAGAGGATGAGTCATACAAACGTAGTTAGTGCATTAGATCACTGCCAGTAAGGAATCACTGCAActtctgtgatgtgatgttgtaTTGTTGTGGCATCAAGGCTAAGGTACTCGCAAGAGGAGAGCACATGCTCAGCACAGCGGGAGCTTGCAGGAAGCTAATGCGCAAATCAAGAGCCTGTTTTCATGGACACCCAGGGGGCTGCTGTCGACTCCAAAATATAAAATCTGATGTTTAGGTTTTTAATTATCAGGTCTACAGTACAGTGTATCTGTAtgaatttttttgttcttctagTTCTAGTTTTTAGTTCTTCGATAGTAATGTGGTGGTTATCAGGGGTAAGTACTATCCAGTAGAATTGGTTGGCcagaaaaatgtcatcattgAATTCTCAGTGTTTGGAACACGTGGAAGCATTCCatgtttaaactgtaaaaaggACACAGGAAGGATTTTTCTCCACAAATATTTAATGTCGACATTGTATCGTTCGGTTTGGTCCTGAGTTCTCCTGTGACCAGCATAACTCTCACTATGATGTACAAAATATTAATGCCTatgcttttttcccttttcatttgtAACAGGAGACTTGGAATGCTTTAAGAAGCAGGCCTTTATTCTGAAAGAGGGAgttgaatacaaaataaagatcAGCTTTAAGGTGAGTGCTGCTGTAGCTACAGTTATATACAAGGAAAAGAGCCATAGTCTGTTTTCTTGGAATGAAACAGTAGTCATCCTGTGTTCATCCAGAAACAACTTccagaaatattaatcaatgCAAAATGCATTAAGGCCAGAAGACATTTAAGCTGTATCATACTAACTACACAAAAAAATCCAGGAAATATTCAGTCTCATGTCATAAAATTGATTTTAGTATTAGCCAGTTTTGCTCACAGAATACATCTACATGGAGCCTGGACAATAAGAGGTGTAAAGATCAACACAGTCGTGACTATATTGCCATATTCATTGACAGAAACAAGTTAAATGCCAAACAGGAttctctgttttcatattttggcAACCTTTCAGGGACAAGTCCTTGTTAATTTATAACCTATGTAttaacaaaacagaacacatcTATGATTGTCTTTAACACTGTTTTGTCTCCTCCTCAGGTGAACAAGGAGATAGTTTCAGGTCTGAAGTATGTGCAGCAGACGTACAGGAAAGGAGTAAAGAGTAAGTAAACAATTTCTCTTGGCCTAGTTGAAATGATTTCCTCAAACATACAGCTCCTGCTTCTAAACAATCAATCACCCCATTCACACTGTCTTTGAAAGGCAGGGATCTTGCACCAATAAACCATATCCTCGCCTATGTGAAAGTTACAGAGGCAGAATGAGGGGACAGTTTCCTTTCACCTCTGAATCGCCAGGGGAGGTAGTAACGAGCTGCAACAGAGGCAAGACACTGTGTGAATGAAAAAGCTGGCAGCGCACAGGGGTGTGTTGGCTTTCGCAGCCTGACAGCCaaacaggtccttcactcatcaaataaaagagaaacatcccacacttcaacccacaaagcaaagTTACAAGACCGAACAACAGTAAAGTGGGAGCAAGAAGTGTCTTCAGCATCTTATATGAGGAAACAAATACCATATGTGTGAAGGGTCTGTCTTTCTTTCCGACCATCACTCCTGACAGAGACTTCAATGAAGATTCCCTCAGAAAACAGCACCCCTCCTCGTGGGTTAGAACCAGACTGGCTCCACTGTTCAGTAATGCCGATTATGTCATGTAAGAGCAAACAAATAACTTTCCAtgatgcatggtgggtcaggatctcaatcacaaccCATTATAACggcatccatatgattataaacagtagGCTGATACATGTTTAGGTGgaaacacactgagaaaaacCCACACAGATCTCAGGGTTATGATGTGTACCTTCACGCCTCTTTTGCTTCTGCAGCGCCAGCATcctgtatgaaatgacacattgGCTCAGTGTGAACAGACAAAGGCAGTGTAAAGGCCTTCTTTGCGGCGATAATGCTGAATcgctgtgtgaaaggggctagtACTTAACCATTAAAGACTTGGTTGGTCCTTATTCTTCAATACCACTCCTAAACAACAAGGTCTGTCATTTGCTTATGAGCTACAGTTGCCGGCactactttgtttttattttgggtgcATTCATAACTCAAAAGTGATGAGACAAACTACTGtaacaacatgaaaatacattttagaaaCGCAGACTGCCAGCTAGCAGTtagtcacaaacacagacacaaacaatgtcacaaacacagagggCTGACTCTTCTCTCCTCATGTGTGTTGAATTATGTCAATGAATTCTGTTCGTTTTTCAGCTGTTAATTTGTCAACATTTGCTGGTTCTAGTGTAAATGagaggatttgttgcttttgtgtCATTTATGATATTAAATGACAATCCTTTGTGACATGGACTGTTTGTCTGACAAGAGAaccaatttgaagatgtcactttggctCTGAGAACTTGGAGTGATGAGCGTTTTTcatagtttatttatttatttatttaacgtTTTAtagaataaatgataaaaacaaataaccatTAAAACAGTCatcagattaattgataatgaaataaacattagTCGCTGCCATCCAAATAGGCACCAATgtcaaacatttctctctgacGATAATGTATCTTCTTGTTTGTTGACAGTTGATAAGTCAGACTACATGGTGGGCAGCTACGGGCCTCGTCCCGCTGAATATGACTTCCTGACCACAGTGGAGGAGGCTCCTAAAGGTGTTCTGGCCCGCGGCAACTACGTCATCAAATCAAAGTTTACTGACGACGACAAGCATGACCACCTGTCCTGGGAGTGGAACCTCAACATCAAGAAAGACTGGAAAGACTAAAAGAGGCCTTTGTGTTTGAGGGGCGAGGGAATCAAAATCCTCCCGCCCCTTGCATTTCCTCAGCCGCTCCCCCCATCCCCGCCCTGTGTCCACCATTTctgccttgtttgtttttacattgttgtGCATTTCATGCTCTCATGCCTTAGTTCCCACCTCACTGTCTTAATACCCCAGCATCCTTCCCAcctctctgtcagcagcagtaGCATCAGCAGTAGCAGAccactcccctccctccctccgtccgtccgtccatcACCTCCCTACCTGCCCAATGTTTCACTGATTGCACACAAGTCACCTCTGCTCACCAACCTGCCATCCTCGCTCCACCCCCAACTGAGCTGTGCTATGTAGCACCTTACTTCCTCACACACAGccctttgtttttattttcgcTGCTTGAAGAGATTAACCCCGCCTTCCACCTCTCCAGAATGgtgtcttcctctctcagtATGAAGTACATGTGGAAAAGCAACTGTACAATCaatttttgtttgccttttttatataattgtaTCAGTGGTTGTGTAATGTGACTGTATTCACATCACTGTTAATCAGCTGTTGTGTTCATAGCGGGCCCCACCACATCCACCTGCCCCCACACTCCCACTCACACACTACAGTATTCCTTTGCTTGCCTACTCACTTGCTGGCTGTATTTTGATATGATTACCAATACCTGCCTTTGAAATTGATTCAAATCTACTCTACAGcgcctccctcccttccctaAATGTACTCACCCACCTCCCCTTCAGATGGGGACTGGGGCCAAAGTG includes:
- the LOC119017623 gene encoding rho GDP-dissociation inhibitor 1-like, which gives rise to MAEDEATPEQLAAIAAENAEPEVVNYKPPAQKSVKEIHDLDKDDESLRKYKEALLGSGCSEADPSLPNVQVTQMCLVCESAPSPLILDLQGDLECFKKQAFILKEGVEYKIKISFKVNKEIVSGLKYVQQTYRKGVKIDKSDYMVGSYGPRPAEYDFLTTVEEAPKGVLARGNYVIKSKFTDDDKHDHLSWEWNLNIKKDWKD